The Pseudanabaena yagii GIHE-NHR1 genome segment TTGCTATTAATTAAAGTACCTGTGGCTTCGACTCCGCTCAGCCAACGTTAGCTGAGCGAAGTCGAAGCTAGATAACTTTGGTGGGACATTTTTTATCCGCAAGTCCCTAATTGCTTAGGTTTTATGCTATCTCCAAATGGAGAGATATAAAACCTTGCAATGCAAGGTTTTATATCTGAGTTCTACTGTTTTATACGAAATCAACAACATCTTTCCACTGTTCAGATTGAGGAATGAGAGGAACTTCTAGATCCTTGGGCAAAGCTTCAGTAATATCTTGGGTCACATTACCGCCAGAAAACTCTAGAGTAAAAGCAGTAGAACCAGCAGGCAATTTAAAGCGCATCAGTGCTGGCACACCCATACTATATTCTTCGCAGACCGTTCCCGCTTGATTGAGAATCCGTCCATAGTGGGTGACAATCGTTTCCGCAGACACGAATTCTTTAAAAATCTGTTCCAAAATTTGAATATCATCAGCAACTTGATAATCCCACAGGTCAATATCACGACCTGCATCATCCTTTACAAAGCTACCTTCAAACATATTATCCAGTTCTTCCAGTTGCTTTTCGTCGATTTCATTGCCTACTCCAATCAGTAACAGCTTGATAAATGGTTTAGTTTTATCAGCAATTTCAAGAGCGTATTTAAAGCAATATTCCTTAACATCTTCGAGATCTTCGATAATGCCATCGGTGATAATCAAACAGATTGCCGCAGGTTGCTTCACTCCGATCGCAGGTGCATCTTTATATTTGTTAATGAAATATCGTAAAGGCGGTAATAGTTTTGTACCTGTACCCCAAGGAATTTTAGGACCTTTAACTGGAAATTGCTCGATCTCCTCACCGCTAAAGCTACCTAAATCCTCGATGAGTTCACCTGCTGCTCCGCAAGCCCAATTAATCAGATCAACCCTACCCGTTGCCGCAAAGTTGGCAAGATATTTGACCATCACCCTTGTGACTGGTTCGACGACATTGTGGGTAACAGCAGCACTGGCAAAAAAGCTACTAACAACGCCGCTAATGCCATACATTTTTTTCATTGATGCCGATCCATCTAGAGCTAAGCCAACTCTTGCGCCCTCGATGTCTGGAACCATCAGAATAGTTGCAACGATGTCAATTTCTCCATTGTTTTGGGGATAGACATTGACTTCACCAAAGGGTTGAACGACACTTTTTAACTGCATACTCGGACTCTCTGATATTTCACACCAAAATAGTAGCTTATACCGATTCAAAAAATGGCGTTGCCATTTTTTGAATCTCAAAACCTTACTGGATTTGTTTTTTTAATTCACTAAAGTGTTTGCTCACTTTCATTTCAGTGAGTTGGTATTTTTGCTATAGCCCAAATCAACAGAGACAGCACTTCACGCCGTCTTTGTTGATTTATCGGCGCACAAAATCAAAGCCCAAGAAGAGAATGGTGGTGCTTCGCACCACCATTCTCTTCTTGGGCTTTGAGCACAAACCTATGACACACAATGCGCGTGGGTCACTTTAATTATGCCCAGATACTTATAGGATGTTGTAGGAGCCTTAGTGATTCATTTTTGTTTATCTCAACTTAGTCCATGAACCTCCCCAAACTAGTCGGCAATAGCTCATCCAAATTTCGGCTCAGCACCACAATAGTTGTACCTTTCGTTTTACAAATTGTTGCAGCAGTAGGACTAGTTGGCTATCTGTCCTATCGTAATGGTCAAGAATCGGTCAATCGATTAGCCAGTCAGATCAGGACAGAGGTAGCTTCACGCACTAATCAAGTTTTAGAGGGATATTTCAAAACTCCCTATCAAATTACAAAAAACAACATTAATGCATTAAAACTCAATCATATTAATCTGGAAGATAAGGAAACTGTAGAGCGATACTTTGCAGCGCAATTGCAGATTTATCCAATGTTAGGGGAAATTTTTGTCGGTCAGCCTGATGGCACAATGATCTATGTCGGTCGAAAATCCGATGGCAGCCTACTAGCAGCAACCACGATCGCAGTTCCCCAACGAGCCTTCTATCAATTGGATAGTTTAGGCAATCACAGCAAATTTGAGAAGTTTGATACCTTTGATGCCCGCACCCGTCCTTGGTATAAAGCCGCCACTGAGAGGCATGGACAATCATGGTCGGGAGTTTACCAGTCACGCACCATTCGGAATTTAGGAACGGCGGCAGCAGAGCCATATTATGACCAACAGGGAAAT includes the following:
- a CDS encoding VWA domain-containing protein codes for the protein MQLKSVVQPFGEVNVYPQNNGEIDIVATILMVPDIEGARVGLALDGSASMKKMYGISGVVSSFFASAAVTHNVVEPVTRVMVKYLANFAATGRVDLINWACGAAGELIEDLGSFSGEEIEQFPVKGPKIPWGTGTKLLPPLRYFINKYKDAPAIGVKQPAAICLIITDGIIEDLEDVKEYCFKYALEIADKTKPFIKLLLIGVGNEIDEKQLEELDNMFEGSFVKDDAGRDIDLWDYQVADDIQILEQIFKEFVSAETIVTHYGRILNQAGTVCEEYSMGVPALMRFKLPAGSTAFTLEFSGGNVTQDITEALPKDLEVPLIPQSEQWKDVVDFV